Genomic segment of Apium graveolens cultivar Ventura chromosome 7, ASM990537v1, whole genome shotgun sequence:
ACTAGGATCAAGGACACGACAATTACATAGTCTGGTCACTGTGGTCTTTTGTATATGTTTATGCCTGCACCTGTTTGTATCTATACTTTTGATGCTTGTGATTACCATTACTGGATCCTCCTGCATTTGTACCCTTTTTCTGAATTATCTTCACTTCTTTGAGTCTTCTTTCTGGTGTTATCTGCATCATTTCATACATATGTTGTTTCTAATAACCAAATTCTAAACCATGGAATCAATAGTGCCATACCCTTTCacgccttacactttctcataCTCCAGTAAAATGAACTCCTTTGGTGTTGTATCAGTCTAAGATCTTACTGTAATTCAATCAAGCATAAGTTGATCGCCAATAAAAACTCGAATAAGCATAGAGTTATTAGTATCTCTCTCATCTAGTTTTTGCACCATATTATAAATGGCTCGTGTTCGTTAACCTACCGCAAGGGAAAAGTGCTTAAAGCTATCATTAAATAACATACACCCTGCCTTTTTTGTAATGCCTTTTTGCTGTGGTGTTGATCAAATGTTGCAACTCAACTAGTTTCTAATGTTCACAAGGGAAATAAATGGACATCAATAGTGTATATTATGGTTTGCAAGTACTAGCCTGCTGTACTACGAGGAGTATAAGTGTTTTAAGAAACCAAATGGATATGAAAGGTCAATGCTTTATGAGGCTTCTATTAGTTTCGATGTAATACATCAATATATTACTTGGTGCATATGAAGTACAGGAAGCACAACTGGACTACTTGTTGTTTACTTGTATCTTTGCAGTTTTATGTCTTTAATATTTAAACTATTACTGCATTCTTGAGCTCTTACCCAGTATCTTTTCTGCTCTAGGTGAACTGGAGTTGCCATTTAATGCTTTACTGATAGTCTTAGTAGCTCCTTATCAAATATTGAACCTAAGGTAATCACAACAAACTTCCAAATAATTGCATCATTCTTTACCTCTGAAGCCTAGCATGTATCTAACAGTATCTTACGACAGGAGAAACCTAGAAGGTATTATCCTTTCTTTGACCATTGCTGGATTCTTGACTTTCCAGCATTTTTCACGAGCAGGCAGCTTACGGAAAGCATTTGATCAAGGCTTGTTCTTGCAAAAAGCCATAGTTTGAACAAATAACTACTTGTGTATAAAACTTCTGGTTCaaaactaaaataatatatcaaacCAGAATGTGATATTTACTTGTGTATAATTGTCTAAAGTGCTAATTTGTTTAGTCGTGGCTGCATGGTTTATCATGTTTCAGGTCTGTAGAGAATGTTATTAAGTCCTTTGAGGCCGAAAAGGAGCATGTAAAAACACATCCTCATCTGCTACGATTTCCAATGCCTATTAGTGACCCTTTAGTTACAAATCTGTAACATAAATAACAGACATaaaatttatgtatatttattttatatatatttctaATGAATATTATGAAACTTTTGTATATGAGCTAATCTTACTGGTTTTACATATCTTGCAGAGTTCCGCTTTGCATCTATACTCTTGGACAGAAATCATTGGACTTGAAGTATTATTGTCAAAAGACCTCCTATAcctattatatttataaataaatcatTGGCTTAATTTATAAATAGAATAGGTACAGAACCATTGCTATGTTTGACAGACAATTGTTTAGTAAAATAAAAATACCAATTGTGCTAAGTTATATTAGACAATAGTTGGTACATAAGTAAACCATTGTTCTAAGATATATTAGACAATATTTGGCATAAAAGTAAACCATTGTGCTAAAGATATTCCACAATGATATTTTAAAAGGCACACACTTGTATGAACCAAAGTTATACAAGTGATTAAAGGAACTTAAACATTGTGCCTTAATGATTTGCTCAATAGATCAAATTATTAACACCATTTTATGTACAAATCCTAACAACACTCTGGGATCACTACATACCATTACTAGATTAGCTTCTAACAATATCTTGGTCATTATAAAAGCTGTTGTGAGCATAGCTAAAACACAATACCCAAAAACAAAAAACTGTTTCCTAAAGTATCTCATACATTTGTTTTCTTAATAAAAACCATTGTGTAACTAAATGAAATAAATACATAAACTATTGTAGGAGTCAATTCACATAACACTAATTTTAACTTTTGTGCCTCTAAATTGTTACAACCGCTAGAAAACTGTTGTTTGTAGAATATTAGAAAGGGTCATATgcgttgtgtgaataaaatgagaCAAAGGCTTTATATTTAGTTGGGTGATGTATTTGTTACAATTGTGCGTAACCATTGTATGAGTGCCAAACACACCACCCTCGGATAGACAACGAAAAATTCATCTTTTAGGCAACGGTGTAAAACCATTGTCTCATTcaatatttcttgtagtgatatGGACCTATCTATTTTACTTTCAACACACCATACGTGCGCTCGATAACATTTCTTAATTTTGCATGGGCATGAATCTGCTAACCAATATCTTGTGTTCGAGTATGAGGTTAAAGAACCAAGAGTGTTTGTATAAGCTCTATCAGAACGATaatatttaatatcaaaaatatatccaaaattattctttatttaaaaatattaatgttatatcatttaaaaatatttagaGATACATACTTTATGGGGGCACCAGATATCCAGAATCAGGATAGAAGGCGACCTCTTTTAATACCTCACCCCAGACAAATATGAATATTATATTAAAATCACAAATACCTAAGTGATATATAGTCCACTATTTTCCTCAACCATACCATAAGTTTATGTGCATTGATCATATCAACCTCAAATTTTGTATATTTTGTAATTTTTGGTAATGTTATAACTTTTTTCTTTAGATTTTGTTCCATAACCGTATACGAGATATTTGACTGCACTTCTTCGGTTCTAGGAATCTCCATGTCATTAGTCAGatcaatatttttattcttcTTAAAGGTAAGTCCTCATCCACCAACTCCTGTATTCTATCATAAAAATGGGTACAAAGTTCAGGGTCACTCAAAGTTGTCATGTGGAATAAAGAATAGAGTTAATTTGGTTTAAAATGtgatatctaaattttattaaatataaattaaaagtACATTTTCAAGTTGATCCCATTCATCCACTTCACAGATGAAGAATGGGATCAGCTTTACACACGAATGTATTAGTtgttagattataatcattccaAGTTTTGAATTTGAGTAGACACCAAGCAACATATGGAGATCCTAAATAATCATATCGATTTCTCATTTGTCTACGGTCAACCTCAAAGTTGTGGGTTTTATTAGAAATTTCTCTCATTTTTATCCATGTAGGTGGTATAAGGTTGCTACTAATCCTACCACTAGCCCTTAATTCCTCCTTCTGTAAAAGTTTTAGTTACAAGTTTACACCTAAcacttttttctttttttgagtATAGCTAACTTTATTTTGGCTCTCACTAGCTTGAGTTTCGGTTTCACTAGCTGCGTACATCCCTAAAAACCGAATTGAATTCAGAACTCATATATTGGTACCAATAAAAAACATGATTATGTTAGTGTATTATTTAGAAAAGGACATGACTTTCAAGAATGTTATTGGAATTATATATGCATCCTGAAGGGTATTATAAACTAACAGGATATGTAAAGTATCGGATTGTTTATATTGCTTCCGATTTTTTAATTTATTCCAATCTATAACTGGATTTATTGTTGTTTAGCTTTGCCCATTATCTAACAAAAATATCTAACTATAATAAATTTATCATTTAAGAAATGAATACAAGTTTAAGTTCTTACAAATTGTATTTAAATAGAGTTTTTGCAAAGTGAGCACACACAAACAATCAATTACATTaatttaagaaaaaataaaaaaaaacacaGTGATAACTTGATTTTGCATAATACGAAATCCATTGACAAAGAAAAGTGGCTACCAGAAGTAACTAGCTATATGCAATATCTCTTTTAATGGGTAAAGGACAAATTTAGCCAATTTTTATACAAAATTAACAAAAATGACTGATTTGTGAAAAGTTGGCCAATTTTAGCCGATCGGATACCCAACTTTCAGTGGAGTATTCACTTTACCTGAGATATCCAACTGTCAAttgagtatcccatatatgaaatacccaactaccagtggagtatcttatacaaattgggaaacccaactgacagtggagtattcaatcggcTAAAGTTGGCCACTTTTTTCAGAATGACTATTTTggttaaaaaatttcaaaaaatgggctatttttatcattttttctcTTTTAATCCCTCATTTACAAGTAAAAGACCAACTCTCTAATTTTTATTAGTTAATGAAGTGTAAGATAACTTTAACCAGCTTCTCTAAGCAATCTGAGGTGGAAAATTTAACAAAACTAAAAATAGATCAATTATCGAATAATATTATGCCCAAGTCAAGAAATTAATAACCAATATAATTCTTTGCCATTCAATATATTAAATGAAATATTATTGTAGGACTCGGAAGAAAAGGCCTAACTAGGGCACTAATTTTTGGACGCTGACTAAACTAATTATTCATGTGACCAATATCCTAAACATGTCATGTACATATGTTTAATGCTATAAATATGTGATTATgcaaaaaaaattatacaattaaCAAGTAAACAAAGATGATGCCCCAGTACATATACATAAATCTATAGAATATTTTTTGCATCACAAGTGAGTATTGCAAGTTTTGTAGGATAGAGTCATGTAGGATAGGGGTAAAGAACTGAGGGACGACTACATTTCTTATTTCCCGTCCAAAATGCTGGTTGATTTTCTCGAATGATGCTTCTGCAAACTTGTTTCCAAATTTAGTATTTAGTTTAGTGAACTTGTTTATTTTTTAGGAAAAAAACCCATTATGTGGCCTGGAAAATGGAGCAATTGTGTCCGTTGATCTTCCGATTAGGCCCCATGCTAGGCTTACAGGAAGAAGTATTGTCCTCCAAAAGTAGTGGTAATGAAAATGTTAGGTATCCCAAAAAGTTTTACAAATTTTTTTCACAAATGATGTATTAATTTATAGTCAATTGTAAGCTTCCTAATAATAAGATCAACTCACATAAATATAAGCCACCTAAATATTAGCCCATTAGCGTTGATATTTAGTAGGTGGCTTTTGTCAACAAAAGTAACAGCGAGTTTTTGGCCGGAAAATTGCCGCCATAATGAAGtctgaaattataaaataaaagtgACCATCCTGTCGCTTTTAAATTAATTAGCAAAGTACTTTAAATATGAATACAATGGTCATTTTAATAAAAGCAACTGTTGGTGGTTGAATATGCAACCATTAATTGGTGGATTTTATAAAAACTACCCCACGTTGTACAATTTAGTCACCAAAAACTTTCATTTTCTCCCATCTCCACTTACTTTCCTTCTAATTTTCTACCATTTTTCTTCTATTTGAAGTGAAGTAAGTACCATTTTTCAAATACTTATACTTTGATTATCATGTTTGTTTATTTCTCACATACATGAAATATTAAttgatataatttaaataaaatgttaaattttaattgttaataaTTTAAAAGTAGTGTTCAAAATTTGAAGTAGTTTAATATATTTGTTAACTTTATCTGCTTGACAGAAAAATAACTTGAATTAAATCAttgaaatgattttaaaaaatataaaatttattttttatttgttgATACTAAATATCTTGTACATATAGTGAATTTATTTAGTTCAAGTACTATTTTAGTGGTGAGAGGGAGTGACCTTTAGAGAAGTTGCAGCATTTCTTGGAAATGGAATATGCAGAACTAGAGCTTGACATTAAGGGATAAACATTCAGCCCTTACTACCTCTACGCGTAGGTATGTGCTTCGATCTGTGACCATTAAAGAAGTCCAGAATTCAAGACAATCTCCTATTGCTAGAATGCGCGAAAAAAGGTTGAGATTACGTCGCGTACCGGGGTGAAACCATATGAAAAGGGGTGAGAGGTACAACTAACTTGTAAATTATTTAATAAGTCTTCTCTTTGGCTTTAGTTTAAAGTGAAGATaacaattgattatttattttgcATTGACAGAAAATTGTTAAACAAAGTGGGGCAAATGGCGAGATGCCTATTTCTGACGAGGAATTTATGAATTATGTTTACGACTCGAGTGAACCTCTTGTGATAGAGCTGCATGTATGTATTATGTTTTTCTTTAATGCATACATTTAATTTTATTGAAAGTCAAAGTGTTATTACTAATAGAGTCAGTTTTTAAGAATCATGGGATTTagttttttcataaaatattgtAGGAAAAAATATAAAAGGCGTTAGTTGAATTAGATGATGAGTTCACGCCCCTGCTGAGTAACCGGTATTACCGCCCCCACGCAAATGCAACTTTAACAAAGGAATGATCTATTCGTGCTCGTTGAAGCAAGGGCCCCGAGGAAAGGGATTTTGAACTTGTTCCCCATGCAAAGAAGCTAATCAAGATAAGGAAAAAGAAGGACTTGACGGAATGAGTAGATGTTCCTATTGAGATCTTCTTGAAGATGCCAAAGGTCGTGGCAGAAGTTCAATAAATGGTCTTTTTTTACCCACAC
This window contains:
- the LOC141673301 gene encoding cold-regulated 413 inner membrane protein 1, chloroplastic-like; this encodes MVVSGGDDGGEWGWILMLASGTSIQKPFIVPIFALQAPASIISWIKVKYGVWTAFLALLISLFFHIPGELELPFNALLIVLVAPYQILNLRRNLEGIILSLTIAGFLTFQHFSRAGSLRKAFDQGLFLQKAISWLHGLSCFRSVENVIKSFEAEKEHKIVKQSGANGEMPISDEEFMNYVYDSSEPLVIELHLTDFFAGGSSDCDYDGRQHQR